The Oceanispirochaeta sp. M1 genome segment CATTCGAACTGTATAAGGTCTTTACAGATGGGAGTGAGCTTGAAGGGCAGGAGTGGCTCTAAGTTTTCATATATAGCCCATGGCCGCCTGAACAAGGGCTGTTCCCATAAGGGCTGCAGTTTCTGTTCTGAGAACCCTGTCTCCAAGTGAACAGATACTGAAGTTTCTATCTCTCAGTATCTCCCTCTCTCTATCACTCCATCCTCTCTCGGGTCCTATTGCCAAACAGCATTTTTTACTTTGAGGACTGTAGCTCCTCAAAGGAAGTTCAGGGCTCACATTGTCCAGAGCCAGAAGATCTTCACCATTCTGCAGCTGATCAATTGATTTGTAGAGTGAGTAGAATTTTTCTATAAGGGGATGTCTTGTGGACTCACCCTGCGCCATCCCTGTTAAAACGGCTTCTTTCCACTCTTCTTTACTCCACAGTCTGCTTGTTAGATAAGACTTCTCTCCCAGATCAGTACCTGTGAATATAATTCTCTCTATTCCTGCGGCTGTAAGATCGCGGAGCAGACGTTTTGCTGTAGGAGGGCGGGGTGTTCCTATTATCAGTGTCAGAGGGCAGAGGGGAGAAGAATCTCTTTCTGCTGTAAAGTTAAAAAGGCAGCTTCCGTCTTCAAGAATCTCTTTGATTTCCGCCTTGCCTATTTTGCCGTCAATAATTCCGGCATCAAGGCTGTCTCCGGACTTTGATTTGAGTATGCTGTGTATGTGTTTGACCCTTGGATCATCGGAAGAAATAGGTTTTTTCCATTCCTCTTCCTTAAAAAGAAGTAAATTCATAGCTTCTGAGTATAGACGTCTTCATCTTTTTTGTAAATTTATGTTTAAAATCTTAGACTAAAGTCTGTAGGGCTTTGCATTTATTCCCTTTCATGGCATAGTCCTTGAGGCTGAATCAGTCCCGGAAAGGGTGTCAGCATCAGGAGTTATTAATTATGGAAGCTTTAAAAGGATTTCAGCGCAGCTACCTCAGTAAAAAAGCCCACAGTCTTAAGCCTGTGGTAATGATCGGTGGTAACGGTCTTACAGAAGCTGTTATCAAGGCGGTTGATGCCGAGCTGGAAAACCATGAAATGATTAAGGTCAAATTTATTGACCATAAGGAAACAAGACGAGAGCTGGCTGAAGAGCTGGCTGAAAAAACAGAATCTCATCTGGTCAGGATTATCGGCAATATGGCTGTTTTCTACCGTTATCAGAAAGAACATGATAAAAGAATCTACCACGTTCCCAAGGGCTGATCAGCAGCTCTGATCTATTTCATTATCTGAATGTTCCGGGAGCAATATACTCCCGGAGCAGATTTTACTGTTTTTCGTATTCCTGAATCTCTTCGAATTTATATTCCAGGCTTATTCCCGCCATTTTAAACATCTCTTCCGACTCGGCACCTGCATGATACTGTCTTTCACAGACTATCCGTTTAATACCGCAGCTGATAATCAGCATACAGCATGTCCGGCAGGGGGTCATCCGGCAGTAGAGTGTTGCACCATCCAGAGACACACCTCTTTTGGCTGCCTGGCAGATGGCATTCTGTTCTGCATGGACAGTCCTGACACAGTGCTGACTCTCATGGCCGTCTTCGTGGATCATAGTCTTGAACTGATGTCCCGCTTCATCACAATGGGGCAGTCCGGGAGGAGCTCCTACATATCCGGTTACCAGAATCTGTCTGTCCCTGGCAATAACACAGCCGCTTCTTCCTCTGTCACATGTAGCTCTCTTGGAGATGGCTTCACAGACTTCCATAAAATAATCATCCCAACTGGGTCTTATATAATCAGACAAGATCTTCCCTCCTGTTTCTTAAATTACAGTACATGGCTTCAAGACATATGTTATTGAAGCGTTGTTAATTATAGTAGGAAAATCAAATTCTGAATAACCCTCTTTTTCTATAATGATTCCGGGGGTATAGTGGGAGTGGCAGGAGGCCTTATATGAATACAAATGAATTCGAGCAAAGCTGTAAAAAGCTGAGGAAAAAATATAATTTTGAAAACAGTCCTGAACTTATTAATGAGCTAAAAGAACTGTTTACAAAGAGCATGGGACAGCCTGAAGATCTGTCTCTTGATCTCTTTGATCATGTTCTGGACAGAAAGGATCTCGAAGATTCCCACTATGTCAGATTTTCTGACATGGTAGACCTGTTTCAGATGAACTATGACGACGGTTTCAACAACCTGGAGATGAATGACTGGAGATACGTAAAAGATCTGGTTAACGGATGGGCTATGGAAATGGATATGGATATCGTTACCTATGTGATGCAGAATGTTGTGGATGCCGGAGCATTTGACTGATGATTCATGTTAATCAGAAAGGTTGCTCCAGGAGCAGCGGTATCAGGGCAGTTTATCAGAGTGACAGCAGCGGCAGTCTCAAAGAGGCAGGTCTGGTTGATGCCTTCACTGGAATAGCTGCGGCCAATTTTGAAATTAGTTCCATGGAGACCGTTCCCGGCTGGAAGAACAGATATTTTCAAAAACTCAGTTTTTCCGGTCCTTTGGAACCGGGGCGTTACCGCATCTCAGGCATGAAAGATAATGGAGAATCAGAATTCTCTGAAAACTTTACTGTAAGCAGCGAGCTGATAGCCGAGAAAGATCTTTCTGATCTGCTGGTCTATTTCAAGACCATGCGGAGTGACGGCATATATGATGAGGCCGACAGGGATGTTCCTGTCTGGGAAAGCAATGAGAGACGGGATGCAAGTGGCGGTTGGTATGATGCCTCAGGAGATACAAGCAAGTATCTGAGTCACCTCTCCTATGCAGAGAGAATGAATCCCCAGCAGACACCACTTGTGGTCTGGATACTTTCTGATCTTATCAGACGTTACGACAATGCTCATCTCTGGGCAGGGGATAACTTCCGCCGCTGGGTTCAGTTTGAGATGAATCATGGTGCAGACTTCCTCCTTAAGATGCAGCATGAAGAGGGCTGGTTTTATAAAATATTGTTTGATCAATGGAGCAAGGACCCCGAGGCACGTATGCTCTGTTCCTATAAAACCCAGAATGGTGAACGTCTTTCTACAATGAAAGCCGGGTTCCGGGAAGGAGGAGGGATGGCCTGTGCCGCTCTGGCTTCTGCCGCAGTACTCTCTGAAGGAGAGAGAAAGGAATCCTACTTGAAAGCTGCTGAGTCGGGATACTCATTCCTGAAGGAGCATAATAGGGAAGTTCTCGAGAAGGGCGGGGAGAACCTTATCGACTGGTACTGTGCTCTCTCAGCTTCCCTGGAGTTATACCGGGCCGGCAGGAATGAAAAATACAGAGAGGATATCTCATACTGGTCCCGAAAAATTCTTTCTGCCTTCCATTCATTTAATGATAATGAAGGATGGTGGTTTGTCATTCCTGAAGAGAAAATTCCTTATTATCATGCTTCCGATGAGGGACTTTTAATTATCGCAGTCAAGGCTTCCCTGGAGTTTCTTGAAGGACAAGCCAAAACAGATGCTGAAAATATGCTGAACAAGGCATTGTCTTTTCTCGCTGACAGTCTTCTGGCCGATCCCGATCCTTTTTACTATCCAAGACACTGGGTGGAAGGATGTGAGAAGGCCGAATATAAGTGGTTTTATCCCCATGAGAATCCTTCAGGATACTGGTGGCAGGGTGAGAACAGCCGAATCAGCTCCCTTGGAGCCGCTCTCCTTTACGGGGAGTCCGACAACTCTGAGAGGCTGCAGCAGAACAGCAAGCTGGCTCTGTCAGTACTTGACTGGCAGCTGGGTCTTAATCCTTTCAATGTTTCCATGATTGACGGCTGGGGAGCCGGCAGTCCCGAATATGAGGGTGATTACTATAATCTTCCCGGAGGAGTGGCTAACGGTATCACATCGGGCTTTGATGATGAGAAGGATATTGCCTTTCAACCTGAGCTGGAAGGCAATCCCGGAGATAATTCATGGCGCTGGGGAGAGCAGTGGATACCCCATGCCGCCTGGTTTCTGATGCTGAGCAGTCTTCTGCGTGAGAAGGGGCTTTAGGGGCTTACAGATGGTTCAGCTTCTGATTCAATGCTTCTGATTCAATGCTTCAGGAAGCTGCCGTTTCTGTACTCTTCAAATGCCTTGTACAGTTCTTCATTTGTGTTCATCACGATAGGGCCGTGCCAGGCAACCGGTTCCTTGAGGGGCTGACCGGAAATAAGAAGGAAACGAACGCCCTCTTCTCCTGTTCTTAATCGTATCTCATCTCCTCTGTCAAAGAGTACCAGATGACGG includes the following:
- a CDS encoding RsmE family RNA methyltransferase is translated as MNLLLFKEEEWKKPISSDDPRVKHIHSILKSKSGDSLDAGIIDGKIGKAEIKEILEDGSCLFNFTAERDSSPLCPLTLIIGTPRPPTAKRLLRDLTAAGIERIIFTGTDLGEKSYLTSRLWSKEEWKEAVLTGMAQGESTRHPLIEKFYSLYKSIDQLQNGEDLLALDNVSPELPLRSYSPQSKKCCLAIGPERGWSDREREILRDRNFSICSLGDRVLRTETAALMGTALVQAAMGYI
- the yhbY gene encoding ribosome assembly RNA-binding protein YhbY, whose product is MEALKGFQRSYLSKKAHSLKPVVMIGGNGLTEAVIKAVDAELENHEMIKVKFIDHKETRRELAEELAEKTESHLVRIIGNMAVFYRYQKEHDKRIYHVPKG
- a CDS encoding cytidine/deoxycytidylate deaminase family protein; protein product: MSDYIRPSWDDYFMEVCEAISKRATCDRGRSGCVIARDRQILVTGYVGAPPGLPHCDEAGHQFKTMIHEDGHESQHCVRTVHAEQNAICQAAKRGVSLDGATLYCRMTPCRTCCMLIISCGIKRIVCERQYHAGAESEEMFKMAGISLEYKFEEIQEYEKQ
- a CDS encoding glycoside hydrolase family 9 protein, translating into MIHVNQKGCSRSSGIRAVYQSDSSGSLKEAGLVDAFTGIAAANFEISSMETVPGWKNRYFQKLSFSGPLEPGRYRISGMKDNGESEFSENFTVSSELIAEKDLSDLLVYFKTMRSDGIYDEADRDVPVWESNERRDASGGWYDASGDTSKYLSHLSYAERMNPQQTPLVVWILSDLIRRYDNAHLWAGDNFRRWVQFEMNHGADFLLKMQHEEGWFYKILFDQWSKDPEARMLCSYKTQNGERLSTMKAGFREGGGMACAALASAAVLSEGERKESYLKAAESGYSFLKEHNREVLEKGGENLIDWYCALSASLELYRAGRNEKYREDISYWSRKILSAFHSFNDNEGWWFVIPEEKIPYYHASDEGLLIIAVKASLEFLEGQAKTDAENMLNKALSFLADSLLADPDPFYYPRHWVEGCEKAEYKWFYPHENPSGYWWQGENSRISSLGAALLYGESDNSERLQQNSKLALSVLDWQLGLNPFNVSMIDGWGAGSPEYEGDYYNLPGGVANGITSGFDDEKDIAFQPELEGNPGDNSWRWGEQWIPHAAWFLMLSSLLREKGL